Proteins encoded in a region of the Oncorhynchus clarkii lewisi isolate Uvic-CL-2024 chromosome 18, UVic_Ocla_1.0, whole genome shotgun sequence genome:
- the LOC139373541 gene encoding transcriptional repressor p66-beta-like isoform X1, whose product MERMSEEALRLNLLKRGLETSEEREEALAKRLKMEGHEAMERLKMLALLKRKDLAALEGAAVAAGSLDGGKGGLGGSHHHQSMLAGAAAAYEEKMNGRLGGHGGPSKNGKENMVDEPVDFSARRGDVDRERHTPSPDVIILSDNEASSPRGTPHPEERLHQANLEIFKGKTGEERQQMIKALREELRLEEARLVLLKKLRQSQIQKENVVQKVPVVQNTPSLVQPSPIHSSQGMGKLPVRPGMHTPEPQNFRTAQGHTVIRSGANASLPPMMMSQRVIAPNPSQLHGQRMPSKPGMGRSSTGSMSNISYQQATSQQVAASQRSGSSAIYMNLAHMQAAGAGGVGGVGMGGSGMGAVSPSTISSGTGGGSSSGVSSLADQASSQAAAKLALRKQLEKTLLEIPPPKPPAPLLHFLPSAANSEFIYMVGLEEVVQSVIDSQGKLRGTLSRMEPFFCGQCRIDFTPHWKQEKGGRILCEQCMTSNQKKALKAEHTNRLKNAFVKALQQEQEIEQRLQQQAALSPSTAQTVPNVSKAETMIRHHALRQAPQPQASMQRGLSSSARGVLSNFAQASQLSVASGLLGMTGKQRCGGGGGSSSGGGGSSRIQHDGRRQIYNIPGGFLRTPYGLNIAYLNQGGVGAHKGSSLADRQREYLLDMIPPRSISQSINGQK is encoded by the exons ATGGAGCGGATGTCTGAGGAGGCGCTGCGGCTGAACCTTCTCAAGCGGGGCCTGGAGACGTCCGAGGAGCGTGAAGAGGCCCTGGCCAAGCGCCTTAAGATGGAGGGCCACGAGGCTATGGAGCGCCTCAAGATGCTGGCCCTGCTCAAGCGCAAGGACCTGGCTGCGTTGGAAGGGGCAGCGGTGGCAGCCGGGTCCCTGGACGGCGGCAAAGGCGGACTGGGGGGGAGCCACCACCACCAGAGTATGCTGGCGGGCGCGGCGGCGGCCTATGAGGAGAAGATGAACGGGAGGCTGGGGGGCCACGGAGGGCCAAGTAAGAACGGCAAGGAGAACATGGTGGACGAACCAGTGGACTTCAGCGCCAGAAGAGG cGATGTGGACCGTGAGCGACACACTCCGTCCCCGGACGTGATCATCCTGTCGGACAACGAGGCTTCCAGTCCCAGGGGGACGCCCCATCCCGAGGAGAGGCTGCACCAGGCCAACCTTGAGATCTTCAAG gggAAGACTGGCGAGGAGCGGCAGCAGATGATCAAGGCTCTGAGGGAAGAGCTGCGTCTGGAGGAGGCCCGTCTGGTGCTGCTCAAGAAGCTTCGGCAGAGCCAGATCCAGAAGGAGAATGTCGTGCAGAAG GTACCAGTGGTCCAGAATACCCCCTCTTTAGTGCAGCCATCACCCATCCACAGTTCACAGGGGATGGGAAAGCTGCCGGTGCGCCCTGGCATGCACACCCCGGAGCCCCAGAACTTTCGCActgcacag GGTCACACAGTCATCAGGTCGGGGGCCAATGCCTCCCTGCCACCGATGATGATGTCACAGAGGGTCATCGCCCCCAACCCATCCCAGCTACATGGCCAGAGAATGCCCTCCAAGCCTGGCATGGGCCGCTCCAGCACGGGCAGTATGAGCAACATCAGCTACCAGCAG GCCACCAGCCAGCAGGTGGCGGCGTCCCAGCGTTCGGGTTCCTCTGCAATCTACATGAACCTGGCCCACATGCAGGCGGCAGGGGCTGGTGGTGTGGGCGGTGTGGGGATGGGCGGCAGTGGGATGGGCGCTGTCAGCCCTTCCACCATATCGAGCGGCACAGGTGGCGGCAGCAGCTCCGGGGTGAGTTCCCTGGCGGACCAGGCCAGCAGCCAGGCGGCAGCCAAGCTGGCCTTGCGCAAACAGCTGGAGAAGACCCTGCTGGAGATTCCCCCACCCAAGCCTCCGGCCCCACTGCTGCACTTCCTGCCGTCGGCCGCCAACAGCGAGTTCATCTACATGGTAGGCCTGGAAGAGGTGGTGCAGAGCGTCATCGACAGCCAGG GTAAGCTGCGGGGGACGCTGTCGCGCATGGAGCCCTTCTTCTGCGGCCAGTGCAGGATCGACTTCACACCCCACTGGAAGCAGGAGAAGGGCGGGCGTATCCTCTGTGAGCAGTGCATGACGTCCAATCAGAAGAAGGCCCTGAAGGCGGAGCACACCAATAGACTGAAGAACGCATTCGTCAAGGCCCTGCAGCAGGAGCAG GAGATTGAGCAAAGGCTCCAGCAGCAGGCGGCCCTCTCACCCAGCACGGCTCAGACAGTTCCCAACGTCAGCAAGGCCGAGACCATGATCCGACATCATGCCCTGCGTCAG GCTCCCCAGCCTCAGGCCTCCATGCAGAGGGGTCTCTCCAGCTCGGCGAGGGGCGTCCTCTCCAACTTCGCCCAGGCATCCCAGCTCTCCGTGGCCAGCGGCCTGCTGGGGATGACGGGGAAGCAGCGCTGCGGAGGAGGAGGTGGCAGCAGTAGTGGTGGCGGTGGCAGCAGTCGGATCCAGCATGATGGCCGTCGCCAGATCTACAACATCCCCGGTGGGTTTTTGAGAACCCCTTATG GATTGAACATTGCATACCTGAACCAAGGAGGGGTTGGGGCCCACAAGGGCTCCAGCTTAGCTGACCGCCAGAGGGAGTACCTGTTGGACATGATCCCGCCACGCTCCATATCGCAGTCCATCAACGGACAGAAATGA
- the LOC139373541 gene encoding transcriptional repressor p66-beta-like isoform X2 → MERMSEEALRLNLLKRGLETSEEREEALAKRLKMEGHEAMERLKMLALLKRKDLAALEGAAVAAGSLDGGKGGLGGSHHHQSMLAGAAAAYEEKMNGRLGGHGGPSKNGKENMVDEPVDFSARRGDVDRERHTPSPDVIILSDNEASSPRGTPHPEERLHQANLEIFKGKTGEERQQMIKALREELRLEEARLVLLKKLRQSQIQKENVVQKVPVVQNTPSLVQPSPIHSSQGMGKLPVRPGMHTPEPQNFRTAQGHTVIRSGANASLPPMMMSQRVIAPNPSQLHGQRMPSKPGMGRSSTGSMSNISYQQATSQQVAASQRSGSSAIYMNLAHMQAAGAGGVGGVGMGGSGMGAVSPSTISSGTGGGSSSGVSSLADQASSQAAAKLALRKQLEKTLLEIPPPKPPAPLLHFLPSAANSEFIYMVGLEEVVQSVIDSQGKLRGTLSRMEPFFCGQCRIDFTPHWKQEKGGRILCEQCMTSNQKKALKAEHTNRLKNAFVKALQQEQEIEQRLQQQAALSPSTAQTVPNVSKAETMIRHHALRQAPQPQASMQRGLSSSARGVLSNFAQASQLSVASGLLGMTGKQRCGGGGGSSSGGGGSSRIQHDGRRQIYNIPGLNIAYLNQGGVGAHKGSSLADRQREYLLDMIPPRSISQSINGQK, encoded by the exons ATGGAGCGGATGTCTGAGGAGGCGCTGCGGCTGAACCTTCTCAAGCGGGGCCTGGAGACGTCCGAGGAGCGTGAAGAGGCCCTGGCCAAGCGCCTTAAGATGGAGGGCCACGAGGCTATGGAGCGCCTCAAGATGCTGGCCCTGCTCAAGCGCAAGGACCTGGCTGCGTTGGAAGGGGCAGCGGTGGCAGCCGGGTCCCTGGACGGCGGCAAAGGCGGACTGGGGGGGAGCCACCACCACCAGAGTATGCTGGCGGGCGCGGCGGCGGCCTATGAGGAGAAGATGAACGGGAGGCTGGGGGGCCACGGAGGGCCAAGTAAGAACGGCAAGGAGAACATGGTGGACGAACCAGTGGACTTCAGCGCCAGAAGAGG cGATGTGGACCGTGAGCGACACACTCCGTCCCCGGACGTGATCATCCTGTCGGACAACGAGGCTTCCAGTCCCAGGGGGACGCCCCATCCCGAGGAGAGGCTGCACCAGGCCAACCTTGAGATCTTCAAG gggAAGACTGGCGAGGAGCGGCAGCAGATGATCAAGGCTCTGAGGGAAGAGCTGCGTCTGGAGGAGGCCCGTCTGGTGCTGCTCAAGAAGCTTCGGCAGAGCCAGATCCAGAAGGAGAATGTCGTGCAGAAG GTACCAGTGGTCCAGAATACCCCCTCTTTAGTGCAGCCATCACCCATCCACAGTTCACAGGGGATGGGAAAGCTGCCGGTGCGCCCTGGCATGCACACCCCGGAGCCCCAGAACTTTCGCActgcacag GGTCACACAGTCATCAGGTCGGGGGCCAATGCCTCCCTGCCACCGATGATGATGTCACAGAGGGTCATCGCCCCCAACCCATCCCAGCTACATGGCCAGAGAATGCCCTCCAAGCCTGGCATGGGCCGCTCCAGCACGGGCAGTATGAGCAACATCAGCTACCAGCAG GCCACCAGCCAGCAGGTGGCGGCGTCCCAGCGTTCGGGTTCCTCTGCAATCTACATGAACCTGGCCCACATGCAGGCGGCAGGGGCTGGTGGTGTGGGCGGTGTGGGGATGGGCGGCAGTGGGATGGGCGCTGTCAGCCCTTCCACCATATCGAGCGGCACAGGTGGCGGCAGCAGCTCCGGGGTGAGTTCCCTGGCGGACCAGGCCAGCAGCCAGGCGGCAGCCAAGCTGGCCTTGCGCAAACAGCTGGAGAAGACCCTGCTGGAGATTCCCCCACCCAAGCCTCCGGCCCCACTGCTGCACTTCCTGCCGTCGGCCGCCAACAGCGAGTTCATCTACATGGTAGGCCTGGAAGAGGTGGTGCAGAGCGTCATCGACAGCCAGG GTAAGCTGCGGGGGACGCTGTCGCGCATGGAGCCCTTCTTCTGCGGCCAGTGCAGGATCGACTTCACACCCCACTGGAAGCAGGAGAAGGGCGGGCGTATCCTCTGTGAGCAGTGCATGACGTCCAATCAGAAGAAGGCCCTGAAGGCGGAGCACACCAATAGACTGAAGAACGCATTCGTCAAGGCCCTGCAGCAGGAGCAG GAGATTGAGCAAAGGCTCCAGCAGCAGGCGGCCCTCTCACCCAGCACGGCTCAGACAGTTCCCAACGTCAGCAAGGCCGAGACCATGATCCGACATCATGCCCTGCGTCAG GCTCCCCAGCCTCAGGCCTCCATGCAGAGGGGTCTCTCCAGCTCGGCGAGGGGCGTCCTCTCCAACTTCGCCCAGGCATCCCAGCTCTCCGTGGCCAGCGGCCTGCTGGGGATGACGGGGAAGCAGCGCTGCGGAGGAGGAGGTGGCAGCAGTAGTGGTGGCGGTGGCAGCAGTCGGATCCAGCATGATGGCCGTCGCCAGATCTACAACATCCCCG GATTGAACATTGCATACCTGAACCAAGGAGGGGTTGGGGCCCACAAGGGCTCCAGCTTAGCTGACCGCCAGAGGGAGTACCTGTTGGACATGATCCCGCCACGCTCCATATCGCAGTCCATCAACGGACAGAAATGA